In a single window of the Anaerocolumna cellulosilytica genome:
- a CDS encoding DMT family transporter, whose product MIYVITLLIGAINSIMILLNGTLSASYGNLSSSIIIHTVGLIGIIFVLLITKTRFKLDRGIPLYLYSAGFIGIGTVLLTNVSYANLGVSLHLALSLLGQTVSSLIIDHFGLLGMKTAKFNPKKSVGLLLIVFGILVMTVYK is encoded by the coding sequence ATGATTTATGTTATTACATTACTAATTGGGGCTATTAATTCTATTATGATATTATTAAACGGTACTTTATCTGCTTCCTACGGTAATCTTTCCTCTAGTATCATAATCCATACAGTAGGCCTCATTGGTATCATTTTTGTATTGCTAATTACGAAAACCCGTTTTAAGCTTGACAGGGGTATCCCTTTATATCTTTACAGTGCAGGCTTTATAGGAATCGGTACTGTTTTACTTACCAATGTAAGCTATGCAAATCTTGGAGTATCTCTGCATCTGGCATTAAGCCTTTTGGGTCAGACTGTTTCCTCCTTGATTATTGACCATTTTGGACTCCTGGGCATGAAGACTGCGAAATTCAATCCAAAGAAAAGTGTAGGCTTACTCTTAATCGTTTTTGGAATACTTGTTATGACCGTTTATAAATAA
- a CDS encoding glycoside hydrolase family 2 TIM barrel-domain containing protein, producing the protein MTANILFNGDWGFAKFPISSTYDDIIKEDIIWTPVTLPHDWLIYDTANLYQSAEGWYHKTFELCNLTSYNRYCLRFEGVYMNSYYYINGKPVGTWKYGYTTFELDITDFVQPGKNELYVQVVFQSPNSRWYSGAGIYRNVWLKAYPDNYLVPDGIYIHSEPVKNNWLTEVTTEICLKDIKRYKTLYLQHSIIDKDNKLVATAKTPIDTTSIAPSYKGTEPLLISHKGNLTVQNPALWDIEAPSLYRLETLLLSEDSMLDQYIQKFGYRIFEFDCQKGFFLNGRSFKLHGACEHHDFGCLGSAVHKDAIRRKFVLLKEMGVNAIRSTHNMPAVEFMDLADEMGLLIVSEAFDMWERSKTTYDYARFFADWWKRDIDCWVRRDRNHPSMLMWSIGNEIYDTHAGEQGLLLTKKLQDAVLIHDPKQNARVTIGSNYMPWENARRCADVVKLAGYNYGERYYELHHKEYPDWIIYGSETSSTVQSRGIYHFPYHQPLLADDDEQCSSLGNSSTSWGAKSTEACIIADRDASYSPGQFIWTGFDYIGEPTPYHTKNSYFGQLDTAGFPKDSFYIYQAEWTDYRFKPMIHIFPYWDFSKGQLIDIRICSNAPRIELFFNGTSQGIFEIDHKNGKKLVGHWQLPYSDGVLKAVAYDEANNPIAWEEKSSFSDAYALAASTDKQTLLSNGSELAFIEIHALDKKGIPVENANNRIYLEIKGPGHLIGLDNGDSTDYDQYKGYSRKLYSGKLLAVIASTPSSGKIIVKATSKGLKPVEIVLDSLPSSVGLQETNYQYGYYPITAQTHTEAVSLVDEIPLRKLEIICPQGNLLSKDTPFLPVMVILHPEHTTYTEVEWRVTNAAGIDTNLALLTGHGNKVQLKAIGDGMVYVRCSAKNGADKIRLYSQMEFYIHDFGKAFINPYELVSAGIYTFGTDNLTNGNERGIATARDGKSMIGFEGINFGDYGSDQITLPIFSLDGEEFSIEIWEGNAETTDGILLTTVTYQKPSIWNVYQEEHYQLPKRLKGITSISFVLYRKIHLKGFYFTKLNKAMEHLSILDYSRIYGDTYTLTDAAITDIGNNVTIVFEDFDFEDNIITKVLICGHSPLDNNTLHLIFAGEEGEKHCIVEFSYSEDYVVREFNLEPISGKQNISFVFLPGSRFDFKWFRFQ; encoded by the coding sequence ATGACTGCGAATATACTTTTTAATGGAGATTGGGGTTTTGCCAAATTTCCTATCTCATCAACCTATGACGATATCATAAAAGAGGATATTATCTGGACACCTGTAACCCTACCTCATGACTGGTTGATATATGATACTGCGAATTTATATCAGTCTGCAGAAGGCTGGTACCATAAAACCTTCGAGTTATGTAATTTAACTTCCTACAACCGCTACTGCCTTCGCTTTGAAGGAGTATATATGAATTCCTATTATTACATCAACGGCAAGCCTGTGGGAACCTGGAAGTATGGATACACTACCTTTGAATTAGATATTACTGATTTTGTACAACCCGGTAAAAATGAGCTATATGTCCAGGTTGTCTTTCAATCACCCAATTCCCGCTGGTACTCCGGTGCAGGAATCTATCGTAATGTCTGGTTAAAGGCCTATCCTGATAATTATCTGGTACCGGATGGAATCTATATTCATTCAGAACCGGTGAAAAATAACTGGCTTACGGAAGTAACCACCGAGATTTGTTTGAAAGATATAAAACGCTATAAAACACTATATTTGCAGCATTCCATAATAGATAAAGACAATAAACTGGTTGCAACCGCTAAAACTCCTATTGATACAACAAGCATTGCACCCTCTTACAAGGGCACAGAACCGTTGCTTATATCTCACAAAGGAAACCTGACCGTACAAAATCCTGCTCTGTGGGATATTGAAGCACCTTCTTTGTACCGTTTGGAAACCTTACTTTTATCCGAGGACAGCATGCTTGATCAATATATACAAAAATTTGGCTATAGAATCTTTGAATTTGATTGTCAGAAGGGCTTTTTTTTAAATGGACGAAGCTTCAAATTACATGGAGCCTGCGAACATCATGATTTTGGCTGTCTGGGATCCGCTGTGCATAAAGATGCCATCCGCCGAAAATTTGTACTTTTAAAAGAAATGGGCGTAAATGCTATCCGTTCTACCCACAACATGCCTGCTGTAGAATTCATGGATTTGGCAGATGAAATGGGACTTTTGATTGTATCGGAAGCCTTTGACATGTGGGAACGCAGTAAAACTACTTATGATTACGCCCGTTTTTTTGCAGATTGGTGGAAAAGGGACATAGACTGCTGGGTACGCCGTGACAGAAACCACCCAAGTATGCTTATGTGGAGTATCGGCAATGAAATCTATGACACCCACGCCGGAGAACAAGGTCTGCTTCTTACGAAAAAACTACAGGATGCTGTACTTATCCATGATCCGAAACAAAATGCCAGAGTCACTATCGGCTCCAATTACATGCCTTGGGAAAATGCCAGAAGATGTGCTGATGTGGTAAAACTTGCAGGCTATAATTATGGGGAAAGATACTATGAACTTCATCATAAAGAATATCCTGATTGGATTATTTATGGCAGTGAAACCAGTTCAACTGTTCAAAGCCGTGGCATATATCATTTTCCTTATCACCAGCCCCTCCTAGCTGATGATGATGAACAATGCTCTTCACTTGGAAACAGTTCAACAAGCTGGGGTGCAAAAAGCACGGAAGCCTGTATTATTGCTGACAGAGACGCTTCCTATTCACCCGGCCAGTTCATCTGGACCGGTTTTGATTACATAGGTGAACCCACTCCTTATCACACAAAGAATTCTTATTTCGGTCAGCTTGATACTGCCGGCTTTCCTAAAGATTCTTTTTATATTTATCAAGCTGAATGGACGGATTATAGATTCAAGCCCATGATACATATCTTTCCCTATTGGGATTTTTCCAAGGGACAGCTTATTGACATCCGTATTTGTTCTAATGCACCGCGAATTGAGTTGTTCTTTAATGGAACTTCACAAGGAATTTTTGAAATAGACCATAAAAATGGTAAAAAGCTTGTGGGGCACTGGCAACTTCCTTACAGTGACGGTGTTTTAAAAGCCGTAGCCTATGATGAGGCGAATAACCCTATAGCCTGGGAAGAAAAATCTTCTTTTAGTGATGCTTACGCTTTAGCTGCTTCAACCGATAAGCAGACTTTACTGAGTAATGGGTCAGAATTGGCATTTATTGAAATCCATGCATTGGATAAAAAGGGAATTCCGGTTGAGAATGCCAATAACAGAATATATTTAGAAATTAAAGGTCCTGGCCATCTAATCGGTCTTGATAACGGTGACAGCACGGATTATGACCAATACAAAGGATACAGCCGCAAGTTATATAGCGGAAAGCTACTGGCTGTAATCGCCTCCACCCCCTCCTCTGGCAAGATAATTGTTAAAGCTACTTCCAAAGGCTTAAAGCCGGTTGAAATTGTCCTTGACTCCCTTCCCTCTTCTGTCGGGCTGCAAGAAACAAATTACCAATATGGTTACTACCCTATAACCGCTCAAACTCACACAGAAGCAGTAAGTTTAGTGGATGAAATACCCCTTAGAAAATTAGAAATTATCTGCCCTCAGGGTAACCTTCTGTCAAAAGATACTCCATTTCTGCCTGTTATGGTTATATTACATCCTGAACATACTACTTATACCGAAGTTGAATGGAGAGTAACCAATGCTGCCGGAATCGATACTAATCTGGCGTTATTAACTGGCCATGGTAACAAAGTACAACTAAAAGCGATTGGAGACGGTATGGTCTACGTCCGCTGTTCTGCTAAAAATGGCGCTGACAAGATTCGACTTTATTCTCAGATGGAATTTTACATTCATGATTTTGGTAAAGCATTCATCAATCCGTATGAATTGGTATCTGCTGGAATCTATACTTTTGGTACAGATAACCTGACCAATGGCAATGAAAGAGGTATCGCAACTGCCAGAGACGGTAAAAGTATGATTGGCTTTGAAGGTATTAATTTTGGTGATTATGGTTCAGATCAGATTACACTACCTATTTTCTCTCTGGATGGCGAAGAATTTTCGATTGAGATTTGGGAAGGAAACGCGGAAACAACAGACGGTATTCTTCTTACTACAGTTACCTATCAAAAGCCCTCCATCTGGAATGTATACCAGGAGGAACACTATCAGCTTCCCAAACGTCTGAAGGGAATAACCTCTATCAGCTTTGTACTTTATCGAAAGATACATTTAAAAGGGTTTTACTTTACAAAGCTTAATAAAGCCATGGAGCACCTTAGCATCTTGGACTATAGCCGGATTTATGGTGATACCTATACACTTACAGACGCTGCAATCACTGATATTGGTAATAATGTAACCATTGTATTTGAGGACTTCGACTTTGAAGACAACATAATTACTAAAGTTCTAATCTGCGGCCACTCCCCGCTAGATAATAATACACTGCATCTTATTTTCGCTGGTGAGGAGGGCGAAAAACACTGTATTGTTGAATTCTCTTATTCAGAGGATTATGTTGTCAGGGAATTCAATCTAGAACCAATTTCAGGAAAACAAAACATTTCATTTGTTTTCCTTCCTGGTTCCCGTTTTGACTTTAAATGGTTTCGGTTTCAATAA
- a CDS encoding cyclic nucleotide-binding domain-containing protein, with product MIRMKDKEKIKVYTKRYSMEALFSRDMENYMELFFFKKNEYLVKHSDKIRYLFFLVDGKAKVFTTLSNGKSLLLCFYQQFMVLGDVEILDSDEAGNNVQAIEDTCCIGIAIEHVRKYLMEDAKFLRFLCRSLGAKLNSCSKNSSINLLYSLETRLATYIYTTGERVRDSERERIVFEENLTEIAELLGTSYRHLLRTLHSLCEKGILKKEGSQYEVVEEKILSSLSGDVYS from the coding sequence ATGATCCGCATGAAAGATAAAGAAAAAATAAAAGTGTATACAAAAAGGTACTCTATGGAAGCGTTGTTCTCTCGGGATATGGAGAATTATATGGAATTGTTTTTCTTTAAGAAAAATGAATATCTTGTAAAGCACAGTGATAAAATCAGGTATTTGTTTTTTTTGGTGGATGGAAAAGCAAAAGTTTTTACTACCTTAAGTAATGGTAAGTCACTTTTACTTTGTTTTTACCAACAGTTTATGGTATTAGGGGATGTTGAAATCTTGGATTCGGATGAAGCTGGCAATAATGTTCAGGCAATTGAGGATACCTGTTGTATCGGAATTGCTATAGAACATGTCAGAAAATATCTAATGGAAGATGCAAAATTTTTACGCTTTCTTTGCCGCTCTTTAGGTGCAAAGCTAAATAGCTGTTCCAAAAATAGTTCTATTAATCTTTTATATTCACTGGAAACAAGACTTGCCACCTATATTTATACTACAGGGGAGAGGGTTAGGGATAGTGAAAGAGAGAGAATTGTTTTTGAAGAAAACCTAACAGAAATCGCTGAGCTTCTAGGGACAAGCTATAGACATTTATTAAGAACCTTACATTCTTTGTGTGAAAAAGGCATTTTAAAAAAAGAAGGAAGCCAGTATGAAGTGGTAGAAGAAAAGATATTAAGCAGTTTATCCGGAGATGTATATAGTTAG